A segment of the Streptomyces sp. NBC_01235 genome:
GCCCAGTTGTTCCGTCGTCCCGTCCGGGTGGATCAGGAGGCGGATCGCGCCGCCGTAACGGTTGTCCGTGATGGTGGCCGGGGTGGGTGCGCCCAGTTGCTGGGCGCGTTGCTGGAGGATCGCCAGGACCACGTCCTGGATGTCGCCGTAGGGCGGGGCGGTGACCGGGACGCCGTCGATCAGGCCGGCGTTGGGGGAGAAGACGTGCACCTGGGCGTCCGCCGTGGAGGGGGGCGGGGGTGGCGGCGTCGGTTCGGTCATCGGGGTTCTCGGTTCCTTCCGGCTCGGTTCCGGCTCAGGCGCTCTTCGCCTCGTCCTGATCGGGGACGTCCACGGCGATGTCCGTGGTGACGTCCACGGTGCGAGCGTACGTGCCCCGGGCGAGGCGTCGCAGGCGGCCCGACTTGACCAGGGCGGAGAGGACGTTACTGATCGTTTTCGAGGGGTCGCCGTAGATGCCCGGCGGGAGTGCGCGCAGGACGTCGCGGGCGGAAAAGGGGCCGGGAAACGTGGACACGGCTGTTTCCACGGCGGCTCGGATGCTGGGGGCGGTGGTGTGGGCCGGGAGGGGGGTGGACTGGCGGGCGGTGCCTGCGGTTGTTGCCCCGGACGGGGTGGCCGGGTGCGGGAGGTGCGCGCGGATGCCCTGGAGCGCGGTGCGGATCGGCTGCAGGTGGACCTCGTCGCCGTCCGAGGTCGCGGCCAGCATGGTAGCCACCTTCTCGATGTTGGCGAGGGAGGAGGCCAGTTCGCGCAGCAGCGGTTCCAGGAAGTCGCGGCGCAGGGCCGCCACCGGGTCGGTGGTGGCGAGTTCGACGGAGACCGAGCCGGTCAGGGCGCGGAGGGGGTTGTTCGTGTCCGTGGCGGGCACGGCGGGGTCGCAGGAGCCGGAACCCTGGCCGCCCTCCGGGGCCAGTGCCTCCACTGCCTTGCGTACGGCTCGGAGGTTCTCCGGCAGCTCCGGGGCGATGTCGCCGCCGGGCACGCTCGCCAGCATGGTGACCAGCTGCCCCAGGCTGTCGAGCGCGGGCAGGGCGGAGCGGACCAGGGGAGCCAGCAGAGCCTGTCGTACGGCCTGGGCGGGATCCTCGTACGAGAAGGCGATCCGCTGCCCGGACTCGGCCGCTGGCATGTCCTCGCTCCTGCTTTCCGGGTGTGCGTGTGGATGGGGGCGTCCGTGAGTGCCATGTGTGACGGTGTGCTCGTGCAATTGCCTCGGTATCGCGGGCAACTGCCTCTGGTAGGAGGCTAGTTGCTCCTGACGGGCGTCGAACGCGTCGAGGACCTGCTCCAGTTCGGGGAGGCCTCGTTCGGCGGCGTGCCGGGCGGCGGAGTCGGTGGTGCGGGAGCGCAGCCGGAGCAGACGACGGGACGTGTCGCCCGAGCCCGAGCCCGAGCCCGAGCCCGAGCCGGTCGCGGAGGCGGGGCCGTCCGTCGGGTGGATGGGCAGGTTGCCGTGCGCGTCGCCGATGGCGAGGGCGCGGCGGATCCAGCGGCGGTCTTCCAGCGTGGTCGCGGCCGCGTAGCCGTAGGGCTCGGCGTGGGCGACGGCGTCCTGGAGGCATTCCGCCCACAACGGGCAGGAAGCGCACAGGTCGCGGGCGGTGCGGAGCAGGACGAGGTGCTGGTGGCGCTGTTCGGGCGAGGTGTCCGGGAGGTCCGTCGAGGCCTCCAGCAGCGGGTGCTGGAAGACGTCCGGTCGGCGCTGGCAGGGCAGGGCGGCGTCCGATATGTGGGCTCCCGGCCCCTGTATCGGTCCGCGCGTCGGCCGCGCGTGCAGAGCCGTATGGCTGGCCATACGCATGTGTGTTGTCCCCCGTGGTGATCCGTGATCGGAGGGGACTCTAGAACGACCCGTCAACCAGGTGCAACGCATCTGCAAAGCATGTGCCGATCTGGCACAGTGACGAGACGAAAAGTTCACATGGGCCTCAACTGTCCGCCGGGTCAGTGGCTTTGCGGGGCCGCAGACGGCCGAATGCCCGGCGGGCACGGACCGCAACCGCCTTCGCGCTGCTTCCGCGCAGCGCCAACACGCCGATCACTCCGAGGAATCCGAGCGGTACGCCCGCTTCTGGCAGGAACATCCCGACGACGGACGCGATGACGAGGATCACATCCGCGAGGAGGACGGTGACGCCGCGTCGGCCCGGGTGTTGCTTCACCATCCAGGCGCCGAGGAGGGCCATGCCGGCGAGGGCCCAGTAGCCGAACACCGCCTGTCCGCTGACGGCCGCGCCCGTGTTCCAGCGCGCCGCGTCGCCCGCGGCCGAGAAGTAGCCGGTGAGCGCGGCGGCGATGGTCGTCGAGGCCAGGGCCAGCAGCAGCTGGACACGGCGGCGGAGCAGCCAGACGACGATGCCGAGGACGATCAGTGTGGCGACCGCTACGAAGGACGAGCCGCTCTGCGAGGCCAGGGCGAACAGCGTGTAGGCGGCTGCGATGCCGAAGACGATGCGGGGGAGGAGCTTGACCGCCCAGGGGTCGTTCTTGTCCTGGTGGAGGAGGCGGCGGAGGAGGGTCTGCGGTGCGGCGGATGTTCGTCCCTGCTTGCCGGGGCGGGACTGCCGGGAGCGGGACTGCTGGGGGCGGGTGCGCGGGGTGCGGCTCATGGGCGGGTCACACCCCCATGCCTGTGTCACGCGACTGCGCGGGGGCCGACGGGGCCTGCGTGGGAGCCGCGGGAGCGGCGGCCTTGTCCGGGACGGCGAGCGGCTTCGCTTGCGGCGTGACGCCGGGCAGGAAGTTGTGGGCGCTCATCGTGGCTGCCTCTGGGGTCGGGAGGTTGAGCGAGTCGAGCAGGGCCGGTCCCGTCCTGGCGTTGACTTTGACACCCGGGAGGTACTGGCCGTGGGTGCTGACAGCGGCGGGCAGTGGTGCCGTCGGCGAGTCCGGTTCGTGGCCGCGGAGTTTGGCCGCCCACTCCTGGTCCTCGACGCTGGGCAGGGTGACCTCGTGGTCCGGACGCAGGACCTTGATCTCCTCTACGAGCTTCTCCACGTCGGCCGCGCGGGCCGGCCCGTCCATGGTGGCGACGCGGGCGCAGACCTCCAGCACGGCGGCGCGCTGGGCCTCGGGGGTGGGGAGCGTCTTCAACTGCTCCAGGTCGAGGTGGCCCGCCTTGGTCAGCGGCGTGTATTTGGAATCCTTCTCGTCGTACGAGAACGTGTGGACCTGCGCGCGGACGGCCTGGGAGGCCAGCAACTCCTGTGTCTCCGGGGCGAGGTCCGCGTACTTCTCCATCGGCGCCGGATACATGAAGTTGATGATGTCGAGCTTGCCGTCCTGACGGAGCTGGCGGGACTCCGTCTGGTAGGCGACCGTTCCCGGACTGAGCTCGGCCATGAAGAAGAGGGCCTCGCCCTCCGTTTTCGCGGCGTACTTTTCGGAGAGGGTGCCCCAGGCGTCGTAGGCCAGTGCCAGACCCGCCTTCTCATCCAGGTCCAGCGCGTCCTGCATCTCCGCGTCCCACAGGTGGAGTCGCCCCAGCGCTTCTCCGCCAGGTGTCCCCTCCAGGTACCGCAGGGTGTCCGGCACGATCGAGTTCTGCGTCTCGGTGTACGCAGCCGCCATGTGCATGCTGTACAGCTTTTCGCCGGTCCCCATATTGAGGTTCGGGTGATCCTCCAGTCGGTAGGACCAGAAGGTCGACCTGGTGTCGGGCGTGGGCAGGTCCACGTCCTGAGCGGCTGCGAACGCCCGGAGCCGCTGGTGGAGTTGCTCCCTGTATTCCCGCACCGGCAGGTGATCGATGCCCTCGCGCAGCCCGCTCGCGATCCGCTTGGCCTCGGCCTCGGTCAGCTCGGGCTCGACGATCTGCTGCCGGTCGCGGGCGTTGTCGAGAACACGGTCCGGGATGTGTGCCTGGATCACACGGCCTCCGGCGGGTAGCAGGTCACTTTGATCATCGAGCGTCGGAGCGCACCCGGCGCCCGGACGGATCCGGGCTTAACGGCGAGAACGGTGATGGTGCCCTCTGGTCCGTCCTCCCGCCAGATGGCCATGCGGTAGGGGTCCATGTCCTCGAGACGAAGGTCGCTGGGCATGAGCCAGTGTCGGTCGTGCGGCGGTTCCGGGAAGGCAGGGTCGTCCCAGGCGCCTGCGTAGGAAGGATCACCGAGCACAGTCCGGGCAGCCGCCACATAGGCGGCCCATGTCTCGGCAGCCTGGGCGAGGACGTCGGCGTTCTCGGACGAGTCATCCGCGGACATCTGCCAACTCGTCCAGCTGAGTTGTTTGACCGGAGCCCATCCAGCGGAACGCACGGGGAAGAGCGTGAAGTCCTGGCCTGTGCCACTGAGTACGGTCAGCACACGCTCTTCCGACGTCGGCTCCCAGCCGAACAGCGCGCACCAGTCGTCCAGCGCCTGACCGGGGTTTGGCGGGCCCGCCCAGACGGCCGGCCAGTCCACGTGCTCCAGTCCCCTGAGCTCCTCGGCCAGCTGCTCGGGGCTGCGGTCGATCCCGAGAGTCGTCATCGCTTGTTACCTTCCTCGCGTTCCGCACGGCTCCGGTTCATCCGTGCCGCGCCTGCCGACGGGACTCCGCGTGGTCGGGGTCATGGCAGACGAGTTCGATCCTCGCATTGGCTGGTACCGGACCACGTCGTGCCGTTGCACCGAGCGTCGCCCTGAGCTCGAACACCGGTGCCTGCGGCACCCGGAACCGCCACATGGCGACGCGGTGCGGGTCCTGGTATTCCGCACGCCACCGGGCGTCGGGCCAGGCTCCCGGAACCGGCAGTTCCGGGAAGCCGGGCGTGTCCCAGGTGCCGTTCCAGGCCGGGTTTCCCAGCAGGCCGCGCAGGGCGGTCAGGGAGGCGGTCCAGCGGGCCTCCGTCAGGTTGGTGACGTGGGCGTTCTCGTCCGTGTCCCGGGCCCGGGCCGACCACACCGTGTGGTCGATCCGGGTGACCGGGCCGCCTGGGGTGGCGGAGGCGAGGTACAGGCGGCCGCCCAGGGCCGTACGGACGCGCAGTCCCGCCTCGAACCACAGCGGCCGCCAGCCGAACCCCGTGCACCACTGCGACCGCTTCTCCTCGTCCTCCGGGACCCCCGCCCACACCGTGGGCCAGTCCACCTCGACGAGCCGCTCCAGCTCCGCGACCAGTTGGTCGGGGGTGCGGTCGGCGGTCAGGACGGGCATGGGGTGGCTCCTCGGAGGGTTACGGGCGGGGGTGGGGCGGGGTCAGACGCGGCCGCTGGGGCCGCGCGGGTCCCGGGGCGCCGGTGGCGGGGTCGGGGACGCGGGCGGCTCCGCGGGTGCCGGACGGGGACGGGGGGCCGGCGGCTGGGCCTGCTGTTGCGGCAGCTTGGGGGCCGGAGCGGGCGCCGGCGACGGGGCCGGGGCCGGGCGGGGCTCGGCCGGTGCCGTCGGCTGAGGGGCCGGCTTGCTCGTGGACCCGCTGACGCGGCCGCTGCGCTTGGGGGCGGGGGACGACTCCGGCTCCGGTGCCGACCGTGCCTCGTGCTCCTGGCGGGTCTGCTCGTACTTCATGCGCGTCGTTTCCGCCGACTGGCGCTGGGTCTTGCGCTGCTCGCGCTTGGACTGACCGATCCAGCCCCACTGCTGCATCTTGTCGCGCCCCTTGCCGCCGGTGACGACCCTGTCCGCCGTCCAGGCGACGCCCTTGGCGCCGCCGCTCGCGACGCGGCCCGAGGTCTTGGCCGTGGAGGCGGCGAGACCCGGTGCCATGGCGGTCACCTTGCCCGCGGCGTCCCTGATGCCGAGCATGTCCTCGCCGCCCGCGACCTGCGGGGTGAAGTTCCCGCCGAGGAGCTTCTTCAACATCATGACGATGGCGATGGTGACGAGGAGCAGCATGAGCAGCTGGGTGCCGAGGGCGACCTTGGCCGGCAGGATCATCTGGTAGAGCACCAGCAGCACGGTCAGGATCACGCCGAAGCCGGCGCGCAGCACGAAGCTGTGGATGAACGTCTCCAGCCAGCTCTTCAGCAGCTTCTGCTGCGAGGGGTGGATGCCGATCGTGGCCACCAGCGGCAGCAGGATGACCAGGATCAGCGTGACCGCGTGCCACAACAGGGTCAGGCCGCTCAGGACGATGACCATCAGACCGACGATGAGCGCGGCGATGATGGAGTAGAAGGCGAGTCCCACCCGGTTGCCGGCGTTCTTGCCCGCCCACTCGTCGAACGAGACCGGGTAGATGTGCATGTCCCCGACGTCGTCGCCCTTGTCCTTGCCGCCCGCGATCTCCTGGCGGATGGGTATCCAGTCGTCCTTGAACTTGTCGAGCTTCTTGCCGCTGAACGCGTCGACGTTCGTCTTCGACTGGGCCACGAGCTGGATCACCCGCAGGTCCTCGCAGCGGGCGCCCTTGCCCCAGTCGCAGGTCTTGCTCTTCTCGGCGGGGACGCAGACGCCGTTCCTGATCTCGCCGCCGCCCTCCTTCTTGAAGATGCAGTTCTTGCCCGCGTCACCGAACTGCCCGAGGGCCCAGGGCCGGAAGACGAGGGTGTCGTACATGGCGCAGCTGGAGATGCGCAGGCCACGGTTGTAGGCGCCCTTGTCCAGGTCGCACGGCGACTGCGTCTCCCCCGAGACACCGGCGAGGACGACCTCCGTCAGGGCGGAGTTGGCCCGGGCGATGTAGGAGTCGGCGGTGCCCACGAACTTGTCGTAGTTGCCGCCCGTCAGGAACGCCGTGACGGCGACGATCGTCAGCGCCGACCATGAGATGCCCGCCCACACCTCGCGCATGTCGCCCTTGCGCCACTTGGTGAACACCCACAGGCCGACCAGCAGGATCATGACCGGGACGGCCGGACGCAGCACGTTCTCCTTCAGCGTCGTCACGACGCTGTCGCGGCCCTCGTAGAGGCCGGCGAGCGGGCTGGGGTTGGAGGCGGACTCCTTGATGGAGATGGCGGCCCGGGTGAAGATCTTGGTGCCGTTGAGGATGGAGTCGGCGACGCCGTTGTTGATGTAGGACATCACCGAGCAGTCGTCGGCGCCGCTGCCCCAGTCGCCGTTGTTCTCGGAGGCGTCGCCCTGGCCCTTGAAGGTCTGGGACCAGTTCATGCCGCGCATGCCGTCGAGTTCGTACATCGTGTACGTGTCGGGCGAGTTCGGCATCTTCACGGCGCCGGTCGTCGTCCCGGAGTCGTCCAGGAGCGTCGTCGACTGCTTGGTGTCCTTGTCCCACTGCATGACGGCGGCGAACATGGACTCGCCGTTGGTGCCCGGCGTGTCCATCTGGTAGCTGTCGTCGCCCGTGAAGTCGCAGGAGAAGCCCGCGTACGCCGGGGTCGGCATGGCCAGGGAGACGGCCGTCAGGGTCAGCGCCACGAAGACGACGGCGCGGACGGCTGTGGCGGCCTTGGTGAGGGCCCGTTGCAACGCTTTGCGCGAGGGCATCTGGAATCCTTCGGGAACGCGGGAACAGAGGGGAGCCGAACAGGCGGGCCGGTTCAGCTGGAGAAGTAGTTGCTCAGCACACAGCCGTCGACGAGGCCCGGGCTCTTCTGGAAACCGCTCGGTGCCGAGAAGTCCGGATCGCAGGTCAGGAACAGAAGCTCGGACTTCTGCAGTTCCTGGATGGCCTGGCTCCCGACCGGAATGACAGCGAAGTCCTGGCCGACCAGGAATTTCTCGTTCTTCGCCTTGGCCGCGGTCTGGAACTTCTTCATGTCCGCCACGGAGAGGAGGGCGACGGGGTCGCCGGCCCCGTCGCTGCACACGCCCCGCTCCTTGATGCCCCAGGACGGGTCCGCCGCCTCGTCCGCGCCCCACGCGGTCTTGTCGCCGTCGTGGTTGGCGTCGTAGTCGGCGCCCGTCTTCAGGTCCAGACAGGAGGTGTACTTGTTCACGTAGTACGCGATGGACGCCAGGTCCGCCGCCTTGGGCAGGCCGCCGCCCGCGTCCTGCCCCGTGCTGCCCGAAGAACTGGCGGCCGGGCTCTTGCCCCCGCTGTCCTTGGCCTTGTCGTCGTCGCTTCCGCACCCCGCCACCGCCGTCAACGCGACGAGGGTGGCGCCGATCGCGAGCGCTTGCTTGATTCGCATGGTGTTCGTCCTCAGTGCTGGTGGGGGTGGTCGGCGGCGGGTTCGCGCGCGGTCACACGGGCTGGGAGACCGACTCCTGTTCCGGGCGTTGCGCGGTCGCCGGGTCCTCCTCCGCCTCCTGCAGGAACGTCCAGTCCCAGACGCTCAGCGGCGGGTTGATGCCCTGGCGAGCCGGGCGGGTGGTGCCGTTGGTGTCCGTGGCGGCGAGGATCTCCTTGAAGACCAGGTCGACGGCGACCGTGCCGACCCGCTTGTCGGCGTCGCGCTGGAGGCAGACACCCGTGCGGAGTTCCTGCAGGGCGGCGATGACCTTCGGGTCGTTCTCCGGGCGGCCCAGGAGCGGGGCGACCAGGGAGGCTTCCTGCGCCGACTTCTGCTTGAAGGCGAAGACCGTGTGGATCTGGTTGGCGCCGCCGCTGCGGGCCTCGGAGTCCTCGATCTGGACCAGGTCGATGGCCTGCTGGGTGATCAGGACGGTGACCGCCAGGTAGGAGCGGCCCTGCTTCAGCGCGCGGCGCATCAGGTCGCGGCCGGACTCGGTCGCCGTGACGACGTACGCCTCGTCGACGAAGAGCGCCTTGGGGCGCAGACCGATCTCGCCGGTCACCGGGTTCTTCTCGTAGCCGACGTCGAGCATCTGGCTGCCCAGCTCCACGACCGCCATCAGGGCCGTCGCCGCGAGGCGTTCCGCGGGGTTCCAGTTGCGCGGGTCGGAGGCCGCCGGCGACTGGAAGCCGCGCAGGGTGATGACCGTCCGCCGCTTGCGCATGCTGGACAGGGGCTGCGGGTGCTCGGCGAAGGACAGCCGGGCGTAGGGGAGCGTGCGCAGTTCGGTGAGGAGCATCTGCGCGAGCTTCAGGTCCTTCTGCGCCTCTCGGTCTCCGCTGGCCACGGCGTGGTCGTACGCCGCGACGACCTCGTCCACGACCTGCCACAACGTCGGGCGGGGGACGGCGAGTTCGGCGTCGCGGGCCGTGTAGCCCTGCTCGACGGCCTGGCGGATCGCGGAGTTGTAGCGGCCGATGACGGTGGCCATGCCCTCGATGACGGGGAGACGTACGCGCTGGTAGTCCTCGTCGCCGAGGAAGCCGCGGAGCATGGACTCCGCGAGGAGGCGGCCCGCCGGGACGTCCCGGGCGATGACCCACGGGTCCAGGACGCCCGCCTGGCCCTTCAGGAGGTCGACGACCTCCGTCTCCGCCCAGAACTCCGGGTTCACCGGCTGGAACCGGCTCTCCGGGGTGCCCAGGAGGCCCTGCTCCGCGTCGCCGGCGAAGTCCGGGTCGTTCACCTGGGCGCCGAAGGCCAGGTAGTAGCACAGCTGGGCGAAGTCGGTCTTCGGGTCGATGACCAGGCAGCGGACGCCCGACTCCGACTCCTCGTAGAACTTCTGGAGGGCGAGGGAGGACTTGCCACCGCCGGACGCGCCGACGATGGCCAGGCCACCGCCGTCGTTGCGCGCCGGGCCGACGTGCAGCGAGTAGTGGACCGGCATCTTGCCCGCCCAGCCGACCAGGTTGCCGACCCAGCCCAGCCGCTTGCCGGAACGATGCTCGGGGTTGTCGCCCAACTCCGTTCCCGCGGTGGGAAGTCCGGCACCGAGCTGTTCGACCTCCTGGAGTCGGAGGTAGGGCGCGATCGGCAACTTGGGCGCGTCACCGGGAAGTTGTGCCTGAAGCAGCCGCCACTGCTGACGGGTCGGGCGCAGCAGCGTGACCTTGAGGTCCTGCTTGAACTGCATCTCCAGCACGCGGCGGCGGCGCTCCAGCTCCTTCACGTCGTGAGCGGAGATCGTGAAGCGGATCTGCGCCTCCATGCCCGGCATCTTGTGCTCGTCGATGTCGTCGACGAGCTCCTGGGCGCGGGTGACCTGGGTGGCCAGCTTGGTGTCGGGGCTGCGGCCGGAGTTGGCCATGTCGTTCATCTCGTCGACGAGGTTGCCGCGGATCTTGTCGGCGCGGTCCTTGAACTTCAGGTACGGGATGAGCGTGAACCGCATGTCGATCTCTACGGGGAAGTCCACGTGCTGGGCGGCGTAGCGGGCCCACGCGGTCGACTGGCGGAAGCGGGTCTCGGCGGGCCAGTTGGCGGCGACGAGGGTGGTGGTGTAGCTGGTCTGCTGCTCGCCGGTGACCTCGTCGTACTGGTTGAGCACGATGTGCGTCTTGCGGTTCTCGCCGGAGAAATCGACGACCAGGTCGAACTGGTTCGGGCCCCAGGCACGCGAGCCGAGCACCGGCTCCGGCGGGACCGGGAGGTCGCCGTGGAGCGGCTTGCGGATCAGCCAGACGAGCTCCTCGCGGCTGAGCGGGGTGCCCTTGAGGCCCTCCAGGCTCTCGTGGACCTCGACGGCCGTCTGCGTCCACTCGGCGAGGACGTGCGGGGAGAGGTACTCGTCGGTGACGCCGGTCGCGGTGGCGGCGGCCTGGTCGGCGACGCCGCGCACGCCCTGGAGCAGACCGGGCTCGTCGTAGGGCTCGTCGTCCTGGGCCAGGACGCCGGTGCCGCCGCTGGTGCGCTTCAGCGAACCCAGCTTCACCAGCAGGATGTTGCGCTCCCGCTTGGCGCCGATGCGCTCCTGGTACTCGGCCTTGCGCAGGTTGTACGCCTTGTAGTTCTCGGTGGGCTCCCAGGCGATCGCGTTCAGCTCCTCCGCCCAGGTCAGCGCGGTGATCGGCTGGTAGACCTTGCGGTAGTGGCACTCGACGTTGCGGTCGCCGCGGGCCAGGTTGAGCAGACCGCGGGCCGGGCCCTCGGCCATCGCCTGGAGCTCGCCGGCGTTCAGGTACTCGTCGATGGCGTTGGGCAGGACCATGCCCGTCCACACCGAGTCGCCGTGCACGAAGATCATGTCGTCGGCGTAGCGGTAGGGGAGGCGGAGGTCCTCGCGGCGGGCGGACGCCGACGAGCCGGACGGCCTGGAGCGGGAGGAGGACGACTGCCTCGAGCCGCCCTGGCCGCCCTGACCGTTCTTCTTGCTCGACGAGGCGGCCATGATCATGGCGACCACGAAGAAGGCGGCCGCCCCGCCCAGAAGGATCAGCATGAACATGGAGGAGTCACCTGCGGTAATCGAAGTCGGTTGTCGGTGGTCAGCGGTAGGTCGAGAAGGCGCTGCCGCGTGCGGCGGCGGTCCGGCGCGCGGCTTCGTAGCGGGCCTGCCAGCGCGGCGAGCCGGGGGTGAAGAGGATGACCTGCCAGTGCAGTTGCTCCGGCTCCTGGTCGGCGGCGAGGCCCTGCAGCCGCTTGGGCTGGAACCACCAGTCGGTCCACACCACGATCTGCTGGCTCAGCGTGAGCGCCGAGGGCAGCGGCCGTCCCCAGACGAAGTAGACGGCGAACGGCGGTCCGAAGTAGAGGATCGACGTCCACATCGACATGCCGAGGAAGGGCAGGAACGCCGACATCGTGAACAGCGCGATGAGCCAGACCAGCCCGAAGCCGAAGGCCGCGCCCAGCGCGGGCAGCAGCAGTCCCGGCAGCGGGATGTTGCCCCAGTTCCAGATCCTCTTGGGGCGGTTGACCAGATCGGTGTGGTCGTACGCGACCAACGGCTCCGGCGGTGCCTCCTGGCTCATGACTGCGAACTCCCCTGGTAGGGACGGCTACTGACGGACCGACCGATGCCGGAACGTCAGCCCTTGCCGCCGCCGATCTGGCCGCCGAGGTCGATGAGCAGACCGGCGAGGCCGGTGGCGCCGCCGATGATCAGGGCGGCGAGCGCGATCATGCCGAAGCCCTGGAAGGCCTCGCGCATGCCGTCGCCGCGCTTCATCGACAGGAGCATGCGGATGCCGAGGATGAGGAGGGCGATGACGGCGACCATCGTGCCGGCGTTGCGGAGGATCGTCTCGATCTCTCCGAACATGTCCTCCATGGTGGTGGCTGCCAGGTACACGGTGTTTCCTCTCGGGTGGTGAAGCAGTAGGTGAGCTGTAGGGGGTGACGGCGGCGCGGACCCGGTCAGGGCTTGCCGGGCTGCTTGCTCTTGGACGACTGGGGGGTCGTGGCGGGGGACGAGGAGGCGGAGGTGGACGGACTGGCCGAGGGGGAAGCGGTGCCCGTACCGGCGCCCGTGCCTCCTTCGCTGTCGGCCCGGCCGCCCTGCGAGTCGAGCACGCCTCCGCGGATGTCCTTGATGAACCAGCCCTGGGCCGTGTTCACCACGGTCATCCGGTAGGCGCGGCGCACCGTCTCGCCCTTCGGGTCGCCCCAGTCGACGACCACGCGCACCTCGACGGCCTGCCCCTCGGGGTAGGCGTACGGGTCGGTGTTCTGCACGTTCTTCGGGACGAGCGCGGTGACGTCGTTGATCGTCGGGGTCGTCAGCCGGCCGGCCAGGCCGGAGGTGGCCGCCTGCGAGGCGTCGGGGGTGGTGAAGCGGGCCATCGCGGTGGCGTCGGAGGCGCCCCAGGCCGCGAAGTATCCCGGCAGCACCTGCTGCTGGAGCTGCTGCCCCAGGGCGTCGTCCGCGACCTCGTTGTCCTGGTCGATCTCCGGCACGTCCGCGCGGCCGGGCAGCGGCATCTGGCCGACGTCGCCGGCGACGCGCATGCCCTCGCCGGTCGAGAGGTTCTTCACGTAGACGGGGACGGTGAGCGTGGTGAGCGTGCCGTCGTCGGTACGGACCTGGACCCCGATGTAGCGGCCGTGGTCGCCGTACTCGGCAAGCTTCTCGGCGGTTCCGTCCCAGGTGGCGGACACGGCGGTGGAGGTGCCCTCGCCGCTCCAGCCGCACTCGGCGTCGACGCCGGAGGAGGCGTAGCGGGCGAGGTTCGCCCGGCGCGTCGACGCGGTCTCCGGGGAGAACGTCATGCACAGCAGGGCGTACTGCTCGGCGAAGGTCGCCGCCGCTTGCGTCGGGAAGTCGGTGAGGCGGTACTTGTCCACGTCGGCGGTGTCCAGCCCGGCGGTCTTGGGACCGGACGACTTGCCGACCACCAGTCCCATCACGCCGCAGGAGCCCAGCGCGAACACACAGGTGGTGATCAGCAGCGTGGCGCGGAGCGCGACGTGCGTGCGACGCCCTCCGGTGGAGATGCGACCACCGGGCTTCGGGACGACGAAGTCGCGGTTGGGCTGGGGCTTGGCGGCGGGCTGGGCGGTGGCTGCGGCGCCGGCCGAGGCGGCGGTGTGGGCCGGGGCGGCCGCTCCTGCCGTGGGCCTGAGCGAGAGCGTCGGGGAAGCGGTGACGGGGGCCTGGGGCGCGGGCGTGGTGGCAGCCGGGGCAGTGTGCTGGGGAGTCGCGACCGGCGTGGGCGCTGCGGCCGTCGCCGTACCGCCCCTCTTGCGCTGCTCCTTCTCCGCCTTCTTCTGCTCGTACGCCGCCTTGCGTGCCGCCCGCTCGCGCTCGCGCTTCTCCTTCTTCGACTCGCCCTGGGGGCGCGTCTCACGCGGCGGCAGCGACGGTACGGCGGCCTGGCCGGCCCGGGGCGTGTTGCGCACCCAGGCGGCGGCGACCTGTGCGCGGGCCGCGTCGGTGGGGAGTTGCTGGGGCTGCGGCTGTTGCGGGGCAGGCGCCGGCTGCCCTTGCCCCTGCCACGCCTGTTGCTGTGGCTGCTGGGAAGGACCGAAGGACCCGGGCTGCCCGGAAGGCTGGCCTCCGCCGACCGCGCCAGCAGGGCTGTTGTGGTCTGTCATCGAGTCGGTTACTCCAGCGAGTCGGTTCCCCGTCCGCCTGGGC
Coding sequences within it:
- a CDS encoding WhiB family transcriptional regulator, which codes for MASHTALHARPTRGPIQGPGAHISDAALPCQRRPDVFQHPLLEASTDLPDTSPEQRHQHLVLLRTARDLCASCPLWAECLQDAVAHAEPYGYAAATTLEDRRWIRRALAIGDAHGNLPIHPTDGPASATGSGSGSGSGSGDTSRRLLRLRSRTTDSAARHAAERGLPELEQVLDAFDARQEQLASYQRQLPAIPRQLHEHTVTHGTHGRPHPHAHPESRSEDMPAAESGQRIAFSYEDPAQAVRQALLAPLVRSALPALDSLGQLVTMLASVPGGDIAPELPENLRAVRKAVEALAPEGGQGSGSCDPAVPATDTNNPLRALTGSVSVELATTDPVAALRRDFLEPLLRELASSLANIEKVATMLAATSDGDEVHLQPIRTALQGIRAHLPHPATPSGATTAGTARQSTPLPAHTTAPSIRAAVETAVSTFPGPFSARDVLRALPPGIYGDPSKTISNVLSALVKSGRLRRLARGTYARTVDVTTDIAVDVPDQDEAKSA
- a CDS encoding ATP-binding protein, with protein sequence MFMLILLGGAAAFFVVAMIMAASSSKKNGQGGQGGSRQSSSSRSRPSGSSASARREDLRLPYRYADDMIFVHGDSVWTGMVLPNAIDEYLNAGELQAMAEGPARGLLNLARGDRNVECHYRKVYQPITALTWAEELNAIAWEPTENYKAYNLRKAEYQERIGAKRERNILLVKLGSLKRTSGGTGVLAQDDEPYDEPGLLQGVRGVADQAAATATGVTDEYLSPHVLAEWTQTAVEVHESLEGLKGTPLSREELVWLIRKPLHGDLPVPPEPVLGSRAWGPNQFDLVVDFSGENRKTHIVLNQYDEVTGEQQTSYTTTLVAANWPAETRFRQSTAWARYAAQHVDFPVEIDMRFTLIPYLKFKDRADKIRGNLVDEMNDMANSGRSPDTKLATQVTRAQELVDDIDEHKMPGMEAQIRFTISAHDVKELERRRRVLEMQFKQDLKVTLLRPTRQQWRLLQAQLPGDAPKLPIAPYLRLQEVEQLGAGLPTAGTELGDNPEHRSGKRLGWVGNLVGWAGKMPVHYSLHVGPARNDGGGLAIVGASGGGKSSLALQKFYEESESGVRCLVIDPKTDFAQLCYYLAFGAQVNDPDFAGDAEQGLLGTPESRFQPVNPEFWAETEVVDLLKGQAGVLDPWVIARDVPAGRLLAESMLRGFLGDEDYQRVRLPVIEGMATVIGRYNSAIRQAVEQGYTARDAELAVPRPTLWQVVDEVVAAYDHAVASGDREAQKDLKLAQMLLTELRTLPYARLSFAEHPQPLSSMRKRRTVITLRGFQSPAASDPRNWNPAERLAATALMAVVELGSQMLDVGYEKNPVTGEIGLRPKALFVDEAYVVTATESGRDLMRRALKQGRSYLAVTVLITQQAIDLVQIEDSEARSGGANQIHTVFAFKQKSAQEASLVAPLLGRPENDPKVIAALQELRTGVCLQRDADKRVGTVAVDLVFKEILAATDTNGTTRPARQGINPPLSVWDWTFLQEAEEDPATAQRPEQESVSQPV
- a CDS encoding conjugal transfer protein, translating into MTDHNSPAGAVGGGQPSGQPGSFGPSQQPQQQAWQGQGQPAPAPQQPQPQQLPTDAARAQVAAAWVRNTPRAGQAAVPSLPPRETRPQGESKKEKRERERAARKAAYEQKKAEKEQRKRGGTATAAAPTPVATPQHTAPAATTPAPQAPVTASPTLSLRPTAGAAAPAHTAASAGAAATAQPAAKPQPNRDFVVPKPGGRISTGGRRTHVALRATLLITTCVFALGSCGVMGLVVGKSSGPKTAGLDTADVDKYRLTDFPTQAAATFAEQYALLCMTFSPETASTRRANLARYASSGVDAECGWSGEGTSTAVSATWDGTAEKLAEYGDHGRYIGVQVRTDDGTLTTLTVPVYVKNLSTGEGMRVAGDVGQMPLPGRADVPEIDQDNEVADDALGQQLQQQVLPGYFAAWGASDATAMARFTTPDASQAATSGLAGRLTTPTINDVTALVPKNVQNTDPYAYPEGQAVEVRVVVDWGDPKGETVRRAYRMTVVNTAQGWFIKDIRGGVLDSQGGRADSEGGTGAGTGTASPSASPSTSASSSPATTPQSSKSKQPGKP